The genomic interval TGTGTGTGGGCAGATGTATTTATACGAGTACCTGCGTCTATCGTCATAttcatatatctatatgcgTAAGAATTTATGTAGATTGTTCTATTTGAGTCTAGGCATCTCTCAGTGGAGACCACTGCACAAAGGATACAGATAGAGTGAGATACGGAGAGAGGCGTCGAGATTTGGGCTGTGACAAATCTGTGCGGTGTCCAGGACTCCAGATTTATGGAGGAGATTCTCGAGACGTGGCGAGATACAGGATTTCTTGTGTCTGTGAAACTGAAGACGAAATCACAGTCCCCGAAATTCAGGCTGCCGAAGCACTTGAATCCGAAGATCCACTTTAATACGTAACTGCTTCAAGTTTCTTCATCAACTGATCTCGATTGAACTCTCCTCTCTGACAGAAATAGTTCTTTTTGTCACTGGCGAGGCAACAGAATCCCCTGTTTCTCGACCCGGATACCTCGCGGCTTATTCTCGAGGAACGAGCCTGTGCGACTCGGCTCccgagagagcggcgactGAAGAACTTTTCTCCTCTAAGCACGACCTGTTTCGCGACGAAATATCTGGATGCAATCCTAAAAATACGATTCTCTTCCGCGCAGCAAGAAGCCCCGCCGGTGCCGGGACCCCAGGAAGGTGTGCGGAGTGGGCGATAGCGACGGGTCTgcgctctgcgtctctctcgagttttccATCGACTCTAGATTGCCTTCGTCAactctcttcgcttcgtcaCGCGTCCTTCGGAAGGCCGAGAAATCCGCGGTTTCTGAAAGCGGTTTACACCAAGGCGCTCACCACTGTGGCCGGAGGAAGAATCCGAGACTCGCAGAGAAGTCCCGGGCCGGAGAGAAATCCGACTGAACGATGATGCTTTGCACACTACAACAGACAGCGTTTAGGGATGATGGCATTTTTTCATACGGTGGCGCATCTACCCTGAAAAGGGTAGTGTCAACCTCTTGCGTCAGAAACTTGACAAACGCCTTTCTGTCCGTTTCCCTCGGTCCCCGTGGTCTCTTAGACGAAACAATTGACGGTTCTGGAACTCTTGCGACCCCATTCGATCCCGCGAAAACCGGCTGCCCTGGCAACCTCGAGAAGGAAGTCGGAAATTGTTGAAAACCTGAAACACCGCGAAAGGCCGCCACGCACCCCGGTGTCTGTACGCCTAGGCCAGCCACGAAAGTTCTGGACACCCGACGGGCGATGCACTCGAGAGGGCGACTGCGTCTCCAGGGGGCCTGTGGGCCGCGCGCCCCAGGTGCgctccgaatataagccgaatcGCCTGCCGAGCCGGAGGCGACTTCGCTCCGAGGCAGGGACGGAGGTTCCCTTCCTTAAGTTTCCTGACAAGCTGGACAGACTGCCTTCCGGTCTCTGGCTGGGGTCGTGTGTGTGAGCGAGCTAGCgatgagaggaagagaacggcggaacagcgagggagagaaccCGCTTTCGAagcgctgtctctcgctctctgatCCGCCTTCGCGGCCAGCGAAAGAAACCCGCCTGGCTTCCGAACTTCAAATCTGTAATTCCAGGTCTCGATGGTCCACCGGCAGCAAGGTGGGATCCGATGGCGTCCCTGTGAGGATGTTGACGATGTTGGCGCGACAAATGGGGCTGCACAGAAGGTAGCGCAATCCAGAGCAACGCCTGACACACCGCAGACAAGTGAGTGCTCGCTCGGAGACAGGcaggagagcgaaaagagagcgagagcaagctaaagacagcagcgagaagTTCTCCAGAtcagcgagagagcgaaagagcaAGGGTCTCAGAGGAAAAGAAtgacagaaggagacaaaccTACCAAGCTTGACTTGTTTCCAGCCAGTGCTCGACGCAGGCCCTGTGGAAGAAGtggctgtacagacaccagGAAAGCCATTCGAAACGCTGTGAGAAACAACGCTGCAGAAAACGCTCTCCTGTCACCACGTTCAGCGCATCAAAAACTGTgacaaaaaacgcaaagcGCAAAACAAACAGCCATGCAGAAGCTGTACACCCTGTGCGGACATTCGTCACACGCGCCCGTGAAACAGGATTTGCAAAGAAGCCTCTCGCATTCACTTTCACAGGATTCAGCGATATGCATACCTTcatgcacatacacacacacatacatcaacatatatatacatatatatatatatatatgtatatatatgtatatgcatatggaAATGGATTCGCAGATGGAATGGATCTCGAGACAGGCAAAGATCGCAGCTGATCCACTTAGGCAGACCGATAGACCCACAAACAGTTACAGATGGATGTAATTATacagttatatatatatatatatatatatccatgtaGATAGAACCAGATAGTGAGGACCGAAAACATGGGGATGCATATAGATtgagagacagatagatCTAGGTAGATAAAGAAGGAAATCAGAAACTCAAAGTACACAGATAATGCGGAGACGAGAAGTATCTGTTTACCGGCTGTCGCAAGGCATGATGAGaacctcgtcttcgtcgtcgagGTCGACCATGCAGATCGGACATGCCTTGTTGACGGAGATCGACTGTCGACTGAGGAGCCCCGAGGCGCTCactccactgtctccgccgAGGTCGATGGCCCAGGGCGCTCCAGCCGGAGTCCGCGGGAGTCCGCCAACGGTCGTGGAGGGAGCTGGCGCCCCGGCAGCCGCTGGGCCAGGAGTGAGCAAATTGGAGACTCCGTCGATCACcgtctcgagagagagactcggcAACGTCCGACGCTCGTGCTGTATGTCCACCTCATGGGTGTCGAGAGCTGaacgacgaaaaagagagacatcgATCGACGCGCGCGTCACGGTATGTCGGCGCGGTCGGGGCATTCTTAGCGCGCGTCCGCCAAAGTCGCTCCGGACCTCAGGCGCCACCCGTTCTTTTCGAGCACTCGGGAGCATGTAACGGCTCAGGAACAGATGTTTCTTGGACGCCCACAGAGAGGAATGGACAGGCGAAAGCGGtggaaagcagcagagatACGAACCGGAATCCGCCCACACGACGCGGAAAGAGGCAATTTCCAAAGGTACGTAGAGACAGCGGTTTTGAGAGCGACGTTCATggagtgagagagagagattgaGAGATTGAGACGTACAGAGTGgtacagagacgaaaacatACCGACAGATTTGTGCAGCCTgctacagagagagagacaaacagacCATGTGcatggacagagagacgaaaactcCCCACAGAAGCAAGGAGAATCGATGGGTAAAAAGACACAGGCGCAGAAAGCTGGAAAGGCCAGAAGAAAGCTGGAGAGGCCTGCAGACTGTCTCGTTCTGAGGCGAGCGCCACAAAGGAAGTGCAGAGACCATCGAGGAGAACAAGGTGAGTCCACGAGAGAACTCACTGTACTGGCGTCGCAGAGTTTCGATCAAGTCGCCGTACGTCTTCACTTCGAGTTGCTGCACGAGTGAAGGCGGCGTCGGCTGCCGATCCGCGGGTCTCACGGCGAATCGCACCATGAAGTAAATGATGCATGGCAGACACACGCAGatctgtacgtacacccgaaacGCAGACCGCGCCgcaagtgcatgcgcaacaGCTCCTGCAGTGCCTGTCGTATACCTGCTTTGCTGCGAATCGGGAGACCGTAGAGTTCCCCTttctcgccgctgtctctgcggagTTAGCGCGCTCATGAAAACGTCAAACGACCCACCGGGTGACACGAAGAGCCGTGCACAAAGGGTGGAGCTTCGAGGCGACAACGTCCCTCCAAATGTAAAAATAAATTCACCGAACTGTCTCACTGTACACATCTACAAATCCCTGCAAATGAAGAGCCACTTGAAAAAATACACTCGCGCAAATGGAGatgaagacacagaaaaagagaaaccgcctccacgcagacagagacgccaTTTGTTCCTACTGAAATGAattcaaatatatatatatatatatatatatatatatatttatacacacatatacgtGGATACATGTATGCACACATTTGcatacgaatatatatatatatatatatacatatatctatatagatatagatatagtgacatatatgtacagatTCGTACGCGTATGCACGAAGGGACATCGTGGAGGTGAGGAAGTGACAGCTTTTCGTGTGAGAACAACTTGGACATTTTtaagcgagagagaaggtgagtGAACGCTTACGAGTGTATAGACAACAAAGGGAATCAAGTAGACAGTGCCGGTCATCCAAAACATGACCTGCGAGACCGTCCGAGCGAGCGTCGCTGGGGATAAAGCCCAAACAAAAAAGAATGTTCATTTCCTGAATAAGATTCCTCTGAGGCTCTCTTTGACTGTCGCACGTTTGACGCTTCCCTCGCCCGCCTGGTCTACCGTAAGAGCCTCGAAACGTTTTCTTCAGAATACCCGCATgcgacttctctctgtctcgttcgttctctcgcATTTTTCactccttcttttccactAAATTTCTTCCCCAGCTCTCCCAAGCAATTTCTTTCtcattctcctcttctccgtttctcgttcactccttctccttttccttctctatTTCgactccctctctctcctccctagttcctctcctctcgctctcttccttcttcctcccctcatcctctctctcagTCGTTACGTCCTGTCCGCTTCGTCACTCACGTTCTTCGCAGCTGGGTTCGAAGAAGAGTTGTTCGACGCCCAGAAGCCACCAAGTAAAtccgaacgcatgcacaagtCGCGGGAGAAGCATCATCGCTCGCGGCACCGAGGTCCCCGCCCGCATGCGCCAGGCCGTCACTGCTGTGTTGCAAATCAATTGCAGAATCATCCGAGCCAGCCAGACGACGCTCCATACTTTCATCCCTACATCGCAGctctgaaaagaaaagaaacgcccTCCACACCTCCCTTAAGAAACGCGGaaaagcgcatgcatgcgccaaattaaaaacaagaaaaagcagaaagatCTACTCGGCACGGAGACCggctcatatatatatatatatacatatatatatatatataaatatatcacaaatgagagagagatggcTGGAGGAGAAAGATATACGTACaaatagatatagatagatgcacagatatagatacagatatacagACGTGATCCTGTACAgcgatgtgcatgcattgatGGAGAGAAGGTCAAGCGCCCAGATATTTGTACGCCTCTTTtgagatgcatgcgcaggagAGTAGTAGCAGGGACTCGATTCATTGACTTGGGTCATGGCACCTCAAAGAAGGTTCTTTGTCACATCCCACAGACACGAAGCACAACGTTCCACGGCACCTGCTTGAGAATCACACAAGTCGGCCGTCGCATGTACACGAATACAAAGAAACCTTTGTATTCGTGTACATAGAAACTATGTCCatgtacagacacacacatatatatatatatatatatgtgtgtatatacatacatccAGATCTATGCGTAACGCGACATGTTACTGTGTCCAAGTATGCCTTCCTGCCCTTCCTTCACGCATTCTTCATGTGGATGGGtgcgcagaaaagagagctgAAAAGCCGGTTTTCGAAGCATGCAAAAGAAGAGGTGGAAGGGAACTCACTCGACCCCAGTCGTTGTTGTagagggcgaggagagcaATCAGGCAGGCACTGAAGCCGACAAGACAGAAGCCGTAGAAAACGTAGACGGATACCGCCATGCGCCGATCCCGGCGCAGATTctcagctgcagaaaaaccCCGAATATAAGACGATAACTTTTTTCGAATGTGGCGCGTCAGGCTCGGTCTCTGTTCGCCGCggcgcggagaagacgcaccTGGAGGCTCCACGCCTCGACTGTGTTTTGCAgggtgcatgcaacgagcttctccagtgtctcggaagaaacagacaaaggACGTGTGAAACTTTGCAGCGTCgttctctcgttcgttcGACCGTAGCTGTCTCCGACGAGGGGAGCCGAgcgagagggggagagaagcagaaagcggTTTCTCACGAAGGCAGGacgagttgaagaagagcCGATACTCGCTTAGGCCCAGCGAACGACAGGCAATTAAAAGCATGCGTCAAAACAGTTTTCTTGAGCGTGCACTGGCCACAATCGCAAGGAAGCTGGTCCTGCGAAAGGGAAGTCGAGCGAACTCGAAAGGAAGGCTCACACGTGACGCCTTCGGTGTTCTTTTGACGCCCGCAGTATGGAAAAAACTCGCAGCAGCGCGCAGTCCTGGCTGCTCGTCCGACAGCTTCGGTGCGACAAGCAGACCGGAAAACCTGGGGGCGgtttgcttttctttgttCGAGTTCTGCTCAGCGTGGAGGCTCGAAAGAAGTCAAAGGCCTCCTTCTTACCTTCCTCATTGAGGTCGCGTTGAATTTGCAACGCAATGGCCTcggcctccgccgcctccattcttctttccttccggCGTCCGCCCTGCGTCGCTGGGGtcttctctcagtctctTCTTGTGTGCGCCGAGCTCGCCGATGTCCCCGTCTGTCTGCTCAGACAGAGGCATCTCCCCGACGCTCTGCCGACgccttctgctgcctctctgcgGTCTGCGGCGGCGAGCGAGGCCTCGGgaactctgcagagaaggagcgGAGAAGGCCGCAGCGCGCGCGAGGCACACAAGGCAACGAGGGGGACCCTCCTGGCGAGACGCACGGAGCCAGCGGAACGCAGGAAAAGAGGGGTGAGTAGGAGGCGTGTATCCTcccgtcgtctctgtcgaaaTGCTCAgccgaacaga from Toxoplasma gondii ME49 chromosome VIIa, whole genome shotgun sequence carries:
- a CDS encoding zinc finger, C3HC4 type (RING finger) domain-containing protein (encoded by transcript TGME49_281520~Predicted trans-membrane domain (TMHMM2.0):33-56:70-93:105-128:152-175) encodes the protein MEAAEAEAIALQIQRDLNEEAENLRRDRRMAVSVYVFYGFCLVGFSACLIALLALYNNDWGRSCDVGMKVWSVVWLARMILQLICNTAVTAWRMRAGTSVPRAMMLLPRLVHAFGFTWWLLGVEQLFFEPSCEEPTLARTVSQVMFWMTGTVYLIPFVVYTLICVCLPCIIYFMVRFAVRPADRQPTPPSLVQQLEVKTYGDLIETLRRQYTLDTHEVDIQHERRTLPSLSLETVIDGVSNLLTPGPAAAGAPAPSTTVGGLPRTPAGAPWAIDLGGDSGVSASGLLSRQSISVNKACPICMVDLDDEDEVLIMPCDSRHFFHRACVEHWLETSQACPICRANIVNILTGTPSDPTLLPVDHRDLELQI